One window of the Colletotrichum destructivum chromosome 4, complete sequence genome contains the following:
- a CDS encoding Putative major facilitator superfamily, MFS transporter superfamily — protein MPATRESVEDDRDGLPYLQRNRSSLSETVRRIGENEARSRYEARAEEQGLDEKKTASPNSSSNEDERTIISWDDDDPENPYNWSNTRKFLILCLTMMQVINSTMGSALPSNAIPFITAEWGVTNEQQKVLPISVFLIGYVFGPVVWAPLSEHLGRRTLTIITFVMFTIWTMACALAPNWPAFLIFRFLTGVFASSPIAIVAGILADIYGNTESRGRAMTAFMVTTAFGPLFAPIVSGFCSPTIGWRWSFWIALIYAGATLVPIILLPETYGPILLSRRARNMRKLDPSANIVAPREMERTDFKQLATVVLTRPLRMIIFEPIVSCTCAYLALVYTIFYMSFQAFPIIFQQLYGLSPGVAGLAYLPIGGGSLIAVPIFIGWEQGHLRAQRNGSEWAKQEEFRRLPLACIGGPLFFISLFWLGWSSREGISFVVPMLAGIPFGAGFMLIFIALLNYLTDAYEIFAASANAAASTSRSLLAVVLPLATTRMFHELGIAGACSLLGGLSAVMCIIPFIFIWKGEQIRAGSRFCLALRERKAEMERKVEEQKQKEEARRASRQSILPVSKAEV, from the exons ATGCCCGCAACCCGCGAGTCTGTAGAGGACGATAGAGACGGCCTGCCATATCTGCAAC GCAATCGTTCCTCCTTGTCTGAAACTGTGAGAAGGATAGGCGAAAACGAAGCCCGCAGCAGGTATGAGGCTCGGGCCGAAGAGCAAGGCCTTGACGAGAAAAAGACGGCGAGCCCGAACTCTTCCAGCAACGAAGATGAAAGAACGATCATTTCTTGGGACGATGATGATCCAGAGAACCCGTACAACTGGTCCAAT ACCAGAAAGTTTCTCATCCTCTGCTTGACTATGATGCAAGTCATCAACAGCACCATGGGCTCGGCGCTACCTTCCAATGCGATTCCTTTCATTACAGCCGAATGGGGCGTCACTAACGAGCAGCAAAAGGTCCTGCCCATttccgtcttcctcatcggcTACGTCTTCGGTCCGGTTGTCTGGGCACCCCTCAGTgagcacctcggccgtcgtaCGCTGACCATCATCACCTTCGTCATGTTCACCATCTGGACCATGGCTTGTGCTCTGGCGCCGAACTGGCCTGCGTTCCTTATTTTCCGATTTTTGACGGGGGTCTTTGCCAGCTCGcccatcgccatcgtggCCGGTATTCTCGCGGATATCTATGGCAATACCGAGTCTCGCGGCCGTGCCATGACCGCCTTCATGGTT ACCACCGCCTTCGGTCCTCTCTTCGCTCCCATTGTCTCCGGCTTCTGCTCCCCGACCATAGGATGGCGCTGGTCCTTCTGGATAGCGCTCATCtacgccggcgccacctTGGTGCCGATCATCCTCCTACCCGAGACCTACGGCCCGATCCTACTCTCCCGGCGCGCTCGCAACATGCGTAAACTTGACCCCTCCGCGAACATCGTCGCCCCCCGCGAGATGGAACGCACCGACTTCAAGCAGTTGGCCACCGTAGTACTGACACGTCCCTTGCGCATGATCATATTCGAGCCCATCGTCAGCTGCACGTGCGCGTACCTCGCCTTGGTCTACACCATCTTCTACATGTCTTTTCAGGCATTCCCCATCATCTTCCAGCAGCTTTACGGTCTGTCGCCCGGCGTGGCTGGACTGGCGTACCTTCCCATAGGCGGAGGCTCACTGATCGCGGTCCCCATCTTCATCGGGTGGGAGCAGGGCCATCTCCGCGCTCAGCGTAATGGCTCCGAATGGGCGAAGCAGGAGGAGTTCCGGCGCCTTCCTCTGGCGTGCATCGGCGGGCCGCTGTTCTTCATCTCATTGTTCTGGTTGGGCTGGTCGTCCAGGGAGGGCATCAGCTTCGTCGTACCCATGCTGGCGGGCATCCCCTTTGGCGCGGGGTTCATGCTTATCTTTATCGCCCTGCTGAACTACCTCACCGACGCCTACGAGAtcttcgccgccagcgcAAACGCTGCGGCCTCGACCAGCCGGTCTCTGTTGGCTGTCGTGCTGccgctggcgacgacgcgcaTGTTTCACGAGCTGGGCATCGCGGGAGCGTGCAGTCTTCTCGGCGGTCTTAGTGCCGTGATGTGCATCATCCCCTTCATCTTCATATGGAAGGGCGAGCAGATACGGGCGGGATCGAGGTTTTGTCTTGCgctgagagagaggaaggcggagatggagaggaaggtcgaggagcagaaacaaaaggaggaggcgaggagggcgtcaCGGCAGAGCATTCTGCCCGTTTCAAAAGCGGAGGTCTGA
- a CDS encoding Putative berberine/berberine, FAD-binding domain, PCMH-type, FAD-binding, type PCMH, subdomain 2, whose protein sequence is MKTSAVIATATLAAAPFVAAGLLPKRAEDASCRCLPGDDCWPSTASWDALNSTVGGKLIATVPIGSVCHDPNYDEAACTALRESWTLPETHFPSSSSVMQSYFANQSCDPFTDRTTPCLLGNYVNYAVEVASAKDVVETINFARDNNIRFLVRNTGHDHLGRSTGAGALAAWTHKLKDITVTDWSDDLWNGPALKMGAGVLGYEITEAGKSSGLVVVGGECPTVGPAGGYIQGGGHSALTTNFGMAADQALEYEVVTADGKIVTASRVENPDLFWALSGGGPGTFGVVTSVTVRAHPDASVGGVGLQTAASYTTQEKWWQMLDAFHSLLPGMTDQGAMVVFLYSSNIFAINPLTAYNKTADEAKAILQPFLDVLADLAIPYSSGATSYASYRDHYDKWMGPLPYGHVEVESYNFGSRLVPRDVLTDDAARAAYVSAIRYGADKHGVLSAGVALNATAPAGVDNAVNPHWRNAAIHVQYSTAWSNAPEDWAQMVADQKTMTEDIIPPIEAATPGSGNYINEADFNIPDWKEKFFGGNYNRLLTIKKEWDPQGVFYALKTVGSDAWNVAADGRMCRA, encoded by the exons ATGAAGACCTCGGCCGTCATtgcgacggcgaccttggccgccgcgccgtTCGTCGCCGCGGGACTCCTCCCCAAGCGCGCCGAGGATGCCTCGTGCCGTTGCCTTCCTGGCGACGACTGCTGGCCCTCAACGGCATCCTGGGATGCCCTCAACAGCACAGTCGGAGGCAAGCTGATTGCCACGGTGCCCATCGGTTCCGTGTGCCACGACCCCAACTACGACGAGGCCGCATGCACGGCGCTGCGGGAGTCATGGACTCTCCCGGAGACACA cttcccctcctcctcctccgtgaTGCAGAGCTACTTCGCCAACCAGTCCTGCGACCCCTTCACGGACCGCACGACACCGTGCCTGCTTGGCAACTACGTCAActacgccgtcgaggtggcGTCCGCCaaggatgtcgtcgagacCATAAACTTTGCTAGAGACAACAACATCCGCTTCCTCGTCCGGAACACGGGTCACGA TCATCTCGGCCGATCGACCGGCGCGGgagccctcgccgcctggaCCCACAAGCTCAAGGACATCACCGTGACAGACTGGTCCGACGACCTCTGGAACGGCCCCGCCCTGAAAatgggcgccggcgtcctcggctaCGAGAtcaccgaggccggcaagTCGTCCGgcctcgttgtcgtcggcggcgagtgcCCCACTGTCGGCCCCGCCGGCGGTTACATacagggcggcggccactCGGCCCTCACCACCAACTTCGGCATGGCCGCCGACCAGGCCCTCGAGTACGAGGTCGTCACCGCAGACGGAAAGATCGTCACCGCCTCCCGCGTCGAGAACCCGGACCTCTTCTGGGccctcagcggcggcggccctggAACCTTTGGCGTCGTCACCTCCGTCACCGTCCGCGCCCACCCCGACGCCagcgttggcggcgtcggcctgcagacggcggcgtcctaCACCACGCAGGAGAAGTGGTGGCAGATGCTCGACGCCTTCCACTCCCTCCTTCCCGGCATGACAGACCAGGGCGCCATGGTCGTCTTCCTCTacagcagcaacatcttCGCCATCAACCCGCTGACGGCCTATaacaagacggccgacgaggcAAAGGCCATCCTCCAGcccttcctcgacgtcctcgccgacctcgccatccccTACTCGTCGGGTGCCACCAGCTACGCCAGCTACCGCGACCACTACGACAAGTGGATGGGCCCCCTGCCCTACGGccacgtcgaggtcgagtcCTACAACTTCGGCTCCCGCCTCGTCCCGCGTGACGTGCTGAcagacgacgccgcccgcgccgcctaCGTCTCGGCCATTCGCTACGGCGCCGACAAGCACGGCGTCCTCTCtgccggcgtcgccctcAACGCCACGGCCCCCGCCGGTGTTGACAACGCCGTGAACCCGCACTGGcgcaacgccgccatccacgTGCAGTACTCGACAGCCTGGAGCAACGCCCCCGAGGACTGGGCTCAGATGGTCGCCGACCAGAAGACCATGACCGAGGACATCATCCCTcccatcgaggccgccacACCGGGCTCCGGCAACTACATCAACGAGGCTGACTTCAACATCCCCGACTGGAAGGAGAAGTTCTTCGGCGGCAACTACAACAGGTTATTGACAATCAAGAAGGAGTGGGACCCCCAAGGCGTCTTTTACGCTCTCAAGACGGTCGGTAGCGATGCGTGGaatgtcgccgccgacggcaggATGTGCCGGGCGTGA
- a CDS encoding Putative prefoldin beta — MLSRRMLTKADEESVGDEVEVRREDQDKINKFSRLHQRELIIEEELRNKSKEKEELDDLSTELELTDEDETVPYKIGDAYFHVLQPQAIEMLEQASTKIEEDVEGLESKLETIKEEMTQLKVELYARFGKSINLET, encoded by the exons ATGTTGTCAAGGCGCATG CTCACaaaggccgacgaggagtccgttggcgacgaggtcgaggtcagGAGGGAGGATCAGGACAAGATCAACAAGTTCAGTCGTCTGCACCAGCGCGAACTCATtatcgaggaggagctcagGAACAAGAGC aaggagaaggaagaactCGACGACCTCAGCACTGAGTTGGAGCTcaccgacgaagacgagacAGTACC ATACAAAATTGGTGACGCCTACTTCCACGTACTACAGCCGCAAGCGATTGAAATGCTCGAGCAAGCGTCAAccaagatcgaggaggacgtcgagggACTGGAATCGAAGCTGGAAAccatcaaggaggagatgaCCCAACTGAAGGTCGAGCTGTACGCCAGGTTCGGGAAGAGCATCAACCTCGAGACATGA
- a CDS encoding Putative transcription factor CBF/NF-Y/archaeal histone domain, histone-fold, translating into MAPGQKAYPRGTVKKIIKAHSNCNLSKNVDVMIYLDYVLFMQTLVKEAAIESKKSGERGITARSVQKVTSDTLTKFRG; encoded by the exons ATGGCGCCCGGTCAGAAGGCGTATCCGCGAGGTACCGTCAAGAAGATCATCAAGGCTCATTCCAACTGCAACCTGAGCAAGAATGTCGACGTCATG ATCTATCTCGACTACGTCCTGTTCATGCAGAC ACTTGTGAAGGAAGCGGCCATCGAGTCCAAGAagtctggagagagaggcatcACTGCACGCAGCGTGCAAAAAGTCACATCG GACACTCTTACGAAATTCAGAGGTTGA